From the Lathyrus oleraceus cultivar Zhongwan6 chromosome 4, CAAS_Psat_ZW6_1.0, whole genome shotgun sequence genome, one window contains:
- the LOC127076753 gene encoding UPF0481 protein At3g47200 — MGSSNEYLIQQIINIPKKIEPSLWPQCCIYNVPAILLKVKEEAYTPLLISIGPIHHNNKNLDEMQEYKQRYFHFFWNRLGQKSDLVNYKSFLEQEEQNIRRCYQKKFNDISNEQFVDMVLLDAVFIMELFLRENKKWEHKDDYIVTQLCVSKSIQRDLLLLENQLPIYVLEKLYDTVVPSSVKKSNWFFKLAHEYFASCYPCYKEYDERKFEAKKWEKSLHFIDLIRNSYLPMKMSNKYVDSGKEGLMLRTATKLNEAGISFEKVHNRSLLDIKFEKKPFLSWFLCLGCLPCCKFLKARFLFPQLKVDHAMECVLRNLIAFEQCHYPDEPYICNYVSLFDSLIRTKDDAELLVDKEVVVHELESNEELSILVNSLCKHVVMNSSCYYQLMEDLNEHYDSVWKRAMATVNRVYFRDPWRSSSTIVVIIVLIFIIFNFCRAVHLTF, encoded by the coding sequence ATGGGATCTTCGAATGAATATCTTATCCAACAAATCATTAACATTCCAAAAAAGATAGAACCTTCCCTTTGGCCTCAATGTTGTATCTACAATGTTCCTGCTATTCTTTTGAAGGTGAAAGAAGAAGCTTATACACCTCTACTCATATCAATTGGTCCTATCCACCATAACAACAAAAATCTCGATGAAATGCAGGAATACAAACAAAGGTATTTTCATTTCTTTTGGAATCGTCTAGGACAAAAAAGTGATTTAGTGAACTACAAATCGTTTCTTGAACAAGAAGAACAAAATATACGCCGCTGTTACCAGAAGAAATTCAATGATATCAGCAATGAACAATTTGTTGACATGGTACTGTTGGATGCTGTGTTCATCATGGAGCTTTTTCTAAGAGAGAATAAAAAATGGGAACATAAAGATGATTATATAGTAACTCAACTTTGCGTAAGTAAAAGTATTCAACGCGATTTGTTGCTTCTTGAGAATCAGCTTCCAATTTATGTGTTGGAAAAACTATATGACACTGTTGTCCCAAGCAGTGTCAAAAAGAGCAACTGGTTTTTCAAGCTTGCACATGAGTATTTTGCATCTTGTTACCCTTGTTACAAGGAATATGATGAACGAAAGTTTGAGGCGAAAAAATGGGAGAAATCACTCCATTTCATTGATTTGATTAGAAATTCTTATCTCCCTATGAAAATGAGTAATAAGTATGTTGATTCTGGAAAAGAGGGTTTGATGTTAAGGACTGCAACAAAATTGAATGAAGCTGGTATAAGCTTTGAGAAAGTTCATAATAGATCCTTGCTTGACATAAAGTTTGAGAAAAAACCATTTTTGAGTTGGTTTCTTTGCTTAGGTTGTTTACCATGTTGCAAGTTTCTCAAAGCTAGGTTTTTATTTCCACAGTTAAAAGTAGATCACGCTATGGAATGTGTTCTTAGGAACCTAATCGCTTTCGAGCAATGTCACTATCCTGATGAGCCTTACATTTGCAACTATGTTTCTTTGTTTGATTCTCTTATTCGCACCAAAGATGATGCAGAGTTGCTGGTAGATAAAGAAGTCGTTGTTCATGAGCTTGAAAGCAACGAAGAATTGTCAATTCTCGTTAACAGTCTATGCAAACATGTTGTGATGAATTCATCATGTTATTATCAGCTTATGGAAGATCTTAATGAACACTACGATAGTGTTTGGAAAAGAGCTATGGCTACTGTAAATCGGGTTTACTTTCGTGATCCATGGAGAAGTAGTTCTACCATAGTTGTTATAATTGTTCTAattttcatcatcttcaacttCTGTCGTGCTGTTCATCTAACGTTTTAG
- the LOC127076752 gene encoding obtusifoliol 14-alpha demethylase, which produces MDVFDGNKFLNTVLLLITTIIVAKLISYFIIPKSKKRLPPILPGWPIIGGLFRFLKGPIFMLREEYPKLGGVFTLKIFHKNITFLIGPEVSAHFFKAPETDLSQQEVYQFNVPTFGPGVVFDVDYSVRQEQFRFFTEALRVNKLKSYVNQMVSEAEDYFSKWGSSGEVDLKYELEHLIILTASRCLLGREVRDKLFDDVSALFHDLDNGMLPISVLFPYLPIPAHRRRDNARKKLAEIFANIISSRKGSNKSEDDMLQCFIDSKYKDGRPTTEAEVTGLLIAALFAGQHTSSITSTWTGAYLLCNKQYLSGVVEEQKNLMAKHGDRVDHDVLAEMDVLYRCIKEALRLHPPLIMLLRSSHSDFSVTTREGKEYDIPKGHIVATSPAFANRLPHIFNDPDKYDPDRYAVGREEDKAAGAFSYISFGGGRHGCLGEPFAYLQIKAIWAHLLRNFELELLSPFPEIDWNAMVVGVKGKVMVRYKRRELSVNQ; this is translated from the exons ATGGATGTTTTTGATGGAAACAAGTTCCTCAACACTGTTCTTCTCCTCATCACAACCATAATCGTAGCAAAACTCATTTCATATTTCATCATCCCCAAATCTAAAAAACGCCTACCCCCAATTCTTCCAGGATGGCCCATTATCGGAGGACTCTTCCGTTTCCTCAAAGGTCCAATCTTTATGCTCCGTGAAGAATACCCAAAACTCGGTGGCGTTTTCACCTTGAAAATCTTTCATAAAAATATCACCTTTTTGATTGGTCCTGAGGTTTCTGCGCATTTTTTCAAAGCTCCTGAAACTGATCTTAGTCAGCAAGAGGTTTACCAGTTTAATGTGCCGACTTTTGGTCCTGGTGTTGTTTTTGATGTTGATTATTCTGTTAGGCAGGAACAGTTTAGGTTTTTTACTGAAGCGCTTAGGGTTAATAAACTCAAGAGTTATGTTAATCAGATGGTTTCTGAAGCTGAG GACTATTTCTCAAAATGGGGATCAAGTGGTGAAGTTGATttgaagtatgaacttgagcATCTGATCATCTTGACAGCCAGTAGATGTCTGTTGGGGCGTGAAGTTCGTGACAAGCTCTTTGATGATGTCTCTGCATTGTTCCACGACCTCGACAACGGAATGCTTCCAATCAGTGTTCTCTTCCCATACCTACCAATCCCAGCTCACAGACGCCGTGACAATGCACGCAAGAAGCTTGCTGAAATCTTTGCAAACATTATATCTTCACGAAAAGGTTCCAACAAATCAGAGGACGACATGCTGCAGTGCTTCATTGACTCAAAATACAAAGACGGTCGCCCTACAACAGAAGCCGAAGTCACCGGTCTCCTCATTGCTGCTCTTTTCGCGGGGCAGCACACCAGTTCAATAACATCAACTTGGACTGGAGCATATCTCCTGTGTAACAAACAGTACCTTTCTGGTGTAGTGGAGGAGCAGAAGAACTTGATGGCGAAACACGGCGATAGAGTTGATCACGATGTTTTGGCCGAGATGGACGTCTTGTATAGGTGCATTAAAGAAGCCTTGAGACTCCACCCTCCATTGATTATGCTGCTTCGAAGCTCACACAGCGATTTTAGCGTCACTACAAGAGAAGGGAAAGAGTATGACATTCCCAAGGGTCATATAGTTGCTACTTCCCCTGCATTTGCAAACAGGTTACCTCACATTTTCAATGACCCTGATAAGTATGATCCTGATAGGTATGCTGTAGGGAGGGAAGAAGACAAGGCGGCGGGGGCATTCTCTTACATTTCCTTTGGAGGTGGTAGACATGGATGCCTCGGAGAGCCTTTTGCATATCTCCAGATAAAAGCAATTTGGGCTCATCTTCTTAGAAACTTTGAACTAGAGCTTCTGTCACCTTTCCCCGAGATTGATTGGAATGCCATGGTTGTCGGAGTGAAAGGAAAAGTTATGGTCCGATACAAGCGAAGGGAGCTTTCTGTTAATCAATAG